A genomic window from Arvicola amphibius chromosome 5, mArvAmp1.2, whole genome shotgun sequence includes:
- the LOC119815669 gene encoding cytochrome c oxidase subunit 4 isoform 2, mitochondrial, which yields MLSRAAWSLLIRTGGLGTRGTHSPRGTASSQRRMSPYVDCYAQRSYPMPDEPFCTELTEEQRALKEKEKGSWAQLSQAEKVALYRLQFHQTFAEMNHRSNEWKTVMGCVFFFIGFTALVIWWQRVYVFPEKVITLTEERKAQQLQRLLDMKSNPIQGLAAHWDYEKKEWKK from the exons ATGCTCTCCAGAGCTGCCTGGAGTCTGCTGATCAGGACCGGAGGACTGGGAACTCGAGGGACACACAGCCCAAGAGGCACTG CTAGCAGCCAGCGGAGGATGAGCCCCTATGTGGACTGCTATGCCCAACGCTCCTATCCCATGCCGGATGAACCCTTCTGTACAGAGCTCACTGAGGAGCAGCGGGCcctgaaggagaaggagaagggcagcTGGGCCCAGCTGAGCCAAGCAGAGAAGGTGGCCT TGTACCGGCTCCAGTTCCACCAAACCTTCGCAGAGATGAACCATCGCTCCAACGAATGGAAAACAGTGATGGGCTGCGTCTTCTTTTTCATTGGCTTCACAGCCCTGGTGATTTGGTGGCAGCGGGTGTATG TGTTCCCTGAAAAAGTTATCACCCTGACGGAGGAGCGGAAAGCCCAGCAGCTCCAACGCCTCCTGGACATGAAGAGCAACCCCATACAGGGCCTGGCTGCCCACTGGGATTACGAAAAGAAAGAGTGGAAAAAGTGA